The Musa acuminata AAA Group cultivar baxijiao chromosome BXJ2-2, Cavendish_Baxijiao_AAA, whole genome shotgun sequence genome has a segment encoding these proteins:
- the LOC135605248 gene encoding probable UDP-3-O-acylglucosamine N-acyltransferase 2, mitochondrial, with amino-acid sequence MAVRLLLRSRRTLVRLPLHRSGFRHVSDAPSDLSDEQMVKDTSAFVRWNNGGGLFHRSARIDPTAVVEVGAVVHSDSVLGSDVRIGSGTVVGPSVSIGQSTKVGYNAVLSNCSVGQFSTIHNGVCVGQDGFGFFMNEEGHILKKPQALHVRIGDNVEIGAKTCIDRGSWRDTVIGDHTKIDNLVQIGHNVIIGKCCMLCGQVGIAGSVTLGDYVTLGGRVAIRDHVSIASKVRLAANSCVTKDLAESGDYGGFPAVPIHEWRRQSAKLRRLCKNSP; translated from the exons ATGGCGGTCCGTCTCCTCTTAAGAAGCCGACGCACTTTGGTTCGGCTCCCCCTCCACCGCTCCGGTTTTCGCCACGTTTCAGATGCTCCCTCTGATCTCTCCG ATGAGCAGATGGTTAAAGACACGTCGGCGTTCGTTAGATGGAATAACGGCGGCGGCCTCTTCCACAGGTCCGCGCGCATCGATCCTACTGCGGTGGTGGAAGTTGGAGCTGTTGTGCATTCCGATTCCGTGCTCGGATCGGATGTTCGCATTGGATCTGGAACCGTCGTAGGGCCTTCTGTATCAATTGGGCAGTCCACAAAAGTTGG GTACAATGCTGTGCTGAGTAATTGCTCCGTGGGCCAGTTTTCTACAATTCATAATGGGGTCTGTGTTGGTCAAGATG GGTTTGGATTTTTTATGAATGAGGAAGGACACATATTGAAGAAGCCCCAA GCACTACATGTAAGGATTGGGGACAATGTGGAGATAGGTGCCAAAACATGCATTGATAGGGGCAG CTGGAGAGACACTGTAATAGGAGATCATACCAAAATAGATAATCTTGTTCAG ATAGGTCATAATGTCATTATTGGGAAGTGTTGTATGCTTTGCGGACAAGTTGGGATTGCTGGTTCTGTGAC GTTAGGTGATTATGTCACTTTGGGAGGCCGAGTAGCCATACGAGATCATGTGTCCATCGCTTCTAAG GTTCGACTCGCAGCAAATAGTTGTGTGACAAAGGATCTTGCGGAATCTGGTGATTACGGTGGTTTTCCTGCA GTCCCTATCCATGAGTGGCGCAGACAGTCTGCCAAACTGCGCAGATTATGCAAGAACAGTCCGTGA
- the LOC104000263 gene encoding glucose-6-phosphate/phosphate translocator 2, chloroplastic, with the protein MISSVKQSSAAIGVADLVGRKSPSLRPRIASVAPLSAIRSPSLSLLTRKPLYLASPEGFVFGFRDGIVSAAKPRGLAFKCEAYEADGSESVEVSHQESRSATAQKVKIGIYFATWWALNVVFNIYNKKVLNAFPYPWLTSTLSLATGSLMMLISWATRIAEAPKTDFNFWKALAPVAVAHTIGHVAATVSMSKVAVSFTHIIKSGEPAFSVLVSRFLLGETFPVPVYLSLLPIIGGCALAAVTELNFNMTGFMGAMISNVAFVFRNIFSKRGMKGTSVSGMNYYACLSMLSLLILTPFAIAIEGPQMWAAGWQTAISQIGPHFIWWVAAQSVFYHLYNQVSYMSLDEISPLTFSIGNTMKRISVIVSSIIIFHTPVQPINALGAAIAILGTFLYSQAKQ; encoded by the exons ATGATCTCCTCCGTGAAACAATCCTCGGCGGCGATCGGCGTTGCCGATCTCGTCGGGCGTAAATCCCCGTCTCTCAGACCTCGGATCGCCTCCGTTGCTCCCTTGTCTGCCATCAGAAGTCCTAGTTTATCGCTTCTCACTCGAAAACCCCTTTACCTTGCATCTCCGGAGGGGTTTGTTTTTGGCTTCCGCGATGGGATCGTGTCGGCTGCGAAGCCTCGGGGTCTCGCTTTCAAGTGCGAGGCTTACGAGGCCGATGGATCGGAGAGCGTCGAGGTTTCCCATCAGGAGTCTCGTTCGGCCACTGCCCAGAAAGTAAAGATCGGCATCTACTTCGCCACCTGGTGGGCGCTCAACGTGGTGTTCAACATCTACAACAAGAAGGTCCTCAACGCCTTCCCTTACCCCTGGCTCACCTCCACCCTCTCCCTGGCCACGGGTTCGCTTATGATGCTCATCTCCTGGGCCACCAGAATCGCCGAGGCCCCCAAGACCGACTTCAATTTCTGGAAAGCCCTTGCACCG GTGGCGGTGGCTCATACGATCGGGCATGTGGCGGCCACCGTGAGCATGTCGAAGGTGGCAGTGTCATTCACCCACATAATCAAGAGCGGGGAGCCTGCTTTCAGCGTGTTGGTGTCGAGGTTTCTGTTGGGGGAGACTTTCCCTGTGCCTGTATATCTATCGCTGTTGCCGATCATCGGTGGATGTGCTCTGGCTGCAGTCACAGAACTGAACTTCAACATGACTG GTTTTATGGGTGCAATGATATCAAACGTTGCATTTGTCTTTCGCAATATTTTCTCCAAGAGGGGGATGAAGGGCACATCAGTTAGCGGGATGAACTATTATGCCTGTCTTTCTATGCTGTCTCTGTTGATACTCACACCATTTGCCATCGCGATCGAGGGCCCCCAGATGTGGGCTGCTGGCTGGCAGACTGCAATTTCACAGATTGGTCCCCATTTCATCTG GTGGGTAGCTGCTCAGAGTGTCTTCTACCATCTGTACAACCAAGTCTCCTACATGTCTTTGGATGAAATCTCTCCCTTGACATTTAGCATTGGCAATACTATGAAACGGATATCTGTCATCGTCTCTTCCATCATAATCTTCCATACTCCTGTCCAGCCCATCAATGCACTTGGAGCTGCCATTGCTATCCTAGGAACTTTCCTCTACTCCCAG GCCAAGCAGTAA
- the LOC135605249 gene encoding heat shock 70 kDa protein 16-like: MSVVGFDVGNDSCVVAAVRQRGIDVLLNDESQRENPAVVSFGEKQRFLGAAGAASAARFPRSTVSQVKRLLGRPFRDPAVQDDLRRLPFPTSEAPDGGILIRIRFLNEERVFTPVQILAMLLAHLKLIAEKSLETLVSDCVIGIPSYLTDLQRRAYLDAATIAGLKPLRLMHDCTATALGYGIYKTDSSARGSSFCVVFIDIGHCNTQVSVVSFGSERMNVLSHAFDANLGGRDFDEILFNHFTEKFKEEYQIDVHSNVRASIRLRVACEKLKRVLSANAEAPLNIECLMDEKDVKGFIKREEFERLCLGLLDRLLEPCKQALENAELNQDRINAVELVGSGSRIPAITRILTEFFRREPSRTLNASECVARGCALHCAMLSPIFRVRDYEVQDSFPFSVTFATDEGPITTVSRNVLFPKGQLIPSVKMLSFYRTDAFKMEAFYANQSELPPGASQKISCFQVGPFPVHEGERYKVKVKVRLNLHGMVSVESVSLIEDDDNSTVSRDASRVDNMETEPASNANSDSTVHTAENGIYEQVEHGSIPSSDTSKAERLPRRHELLITETIYGGTTKEWLLEAQEQEKWLAYQDKQMEQTKDKKNALEAYVYEIRNKLFERYRSFANDSEREGISVSLQQTEEWLYEDGDDETEKVYTGKLDELKKLVDPIENRYKDEEARAQATRELLKCIVEYRMAVSSLTTYERDVVIDECNKAEQWLRERSQQQDSLPKNTDPVLWSHEIKKRTEALDMSCRNHLRHKGSQSRSEDSRGSDHSNYENSRTD, from the exons ATGAGCGTGGTGGGCTTCGACGTCGGCAACGACAGCTGCGTCGTCGCGGCCGTTCGGCAGCGCGGCATCGACGTCCTCCTCAACGACGAGTCCCAGCGCGAGAACCCTGCCGTGGTCTCCTTCGGCGAGAAGCAGCGCTTCCTCGGGGCCGCTggcgccgcctccgccgcccgCTTCCCCCGCTCCACCGTCTCCCAGGTCAAGCGCCTCCTCGGCCGTCCCTTCCGCGACCCCGCCGTCCAGGATGACCTCCGCCGTCTCCCCTTCCCCACCTCGGAGGCCCCCGACGGCGGGATCTTGATCCGCATCCGCTTCCTGAACGAGGAGCGCGTCTTCACCCCGGTCCAGATCCTCGCCATGCTCCTCGCCCACCTCAAGCTGATAGCCGAGAAGAGCCTCGAGACCCTGGTCAGTGATTGCGTCATCGGGATCCCTTCCTACTTGACCGATCTCCAACGGAGGGCATACCTCGATGCCGCCACAATCGCAGGGCTGAAGCCGCTGCGGTTGATGCACGACTGCACTGCCACCGCATTGGGGTACGGCATCTACAAGACGGATTCATCCGCTCGTGGATCATCATTCTGTGTCGTCTTCATCGACATTGGTCACTGCAACACTCAGGTCTCGGTTGTGAGCTTCGGATCTGAAAGAATGAATGTTCTTTCACACGCTTTCGATGCGAATTTGGGTGGGAGGGACTTTGATGAAATTCTGTTCAACCATTTCACGGAGAAATTCAAGGAGGAGTACCAGATCGATGTTCATTCTAATGTTCGTGCCAGCATCAGGTTGAGGGTTGCTTGTGAGAAACTGAAGAGGGTTCTGAGTGCAAATGCGGAAGCACCATTGAATATTGAGTGCTTGATGGATGAGAAAGATGTGAAGGGATTCATTAAGagggaggaatttgagagactctgCTTGGGTTTATTGGACAGGCTTTTGGAACCATGCAAACAGGCTTTAGAGAATGCTGAACTGAATCAAGATAGAATCAATGCTGTTGAGCTTGTTGGTTCAGGGTCACGGATTCCAGCAATAACAAGGATTTTGACAGAGTTTTTCAGGAGAGAACCGAGTCGGACCCTCAATGCTAGCGAGTGTGTTGCCCGTGGGTGTGCCCTTCATTGTGCTATGCTGAGTCCCATATTCAGGGTTAGGGATTATGAG GTGCAGGACTCATTTCCTTTCTCAGTTACTTTTGCAACAGATGAAGGTCCTATTACAACTGTGTCAAGAAATGTGCTATTTCCTAAGGGCCAACTAATACCAAGTGTTAAAATGCTTTCTTTCTATCGAACTGATGCATTTAAGATGGAAGCATTTTATGCTAACCAAAGTGAACTCCCACCTGGTGCTTCACAAAAGATCAGCTGCTTCCAG GTCGGCCCTTTTCCAGTTCATGAAGGTGAAAGGTACAAAGTCAAAGTAAAAGTTCGGTTAAATCTTCATGGCATGGTTTCTGTAGAATCTGTATCA TTGATTGAGGATGATGATAATAGTACAGTTTCAAGGGATGCAAGTCGAGTAGATAATATGGAAACTGAGCCTGCTTCTAATGCAAACTCTGATAGCACTGTCCACACTGCTGAAAATGGAATATATGAACAAGTTGAACATGGATCCATACCCTCC TCTGATACATCAAAAGCAGAAAGATTGCCTAGAAGGCACGAATTGCTAATTACTGAGACTATATATGGTGGAACAACAAAAGAATGGTTATTAGAAGCCCAAGAGCAAGAAAAGTGGCTTGCATATCAGGACAAACAAATGGAGCAAACAAAGGACAAAAAGAATGCACTTGAAGCTTATGTATATGAGATTCGCAATAAG CTTTTTGAGAGATATCGAAGTTTTGCAAATGATTCCGAGAGGGAAGGAATTTCTGTTAGCCTACAACAGACTGAAGAATGGCTTTATGAAGATGGAGATGATGAAACTGAAAAGGTTTACACCGGCAAACTCGATGAATTAAAGAAG CTGGTGGATCCTATCGAGAATAGATACAAGGATGAAGAAGCTAGAGCTCAGGCTACAAGGGAGCTTTTGAAGTGCATAGTTGAATATAGAATGGCTGTGTCTTCATTGACAACTTACGAGCGAGATGTT GTCATTGATGAATGCAATAAAGCTGAGCAGTGGCTGCGGGAGAGGTCTCAACAACAGGATTCATTACCAAAGAACACAGATCCAGTTTTATGGTCTCATGAAATCAAGAAAAGGACAGAAGCCTTGGACAT GTCGTGTAGAAATCATTTGAGACACAAGGGTTCTCAATCGAGATCAGAGGATTCCAGAGGCTCAGACCACTCAAACTATGAGAATTCTAGAACTGATTGA